The Populus nigra chromosome 4, ddPopNigr1.1, whole genome shotgun sequence genome contains the following window.
ACATTAATTGGAGCGCTAGacctaaaaaaaacacagagcgagctagaaagaaaaagaatggcAAGCGAAGAAGAGAGCGCGGTAAAAGAGCCATTGGATCTCATCAGACTTAGCCTGGACGAGCGTATCTACGTCAAGCTCCGCTCTGATCGTGAACTTCGCGGAAAACTCCACGTATGAGTCTCTACTCTCTTCTACATGTACCcccatttctatttatttatttatatacaaCAATGTCGTTTTGGAGAATTTAATTACAAGAAACCTAGATTCTCGATTCTTTTTAACGCCAACGCCAACGGCATATTCTCAATTCTCTTTGTGTTGCTGCGTGGACTGTGGTGTTTCTCTTAGGGTTTTAGCTACATGTTTTAATGTGATTTTGCAGGCGTATGATCAGCATTTGAATATGATTCTTGGGGATGTTGAAGAAATTGTTACTACAGTCGAAATCGACGATGAAACCTATGAAGAGATTGTTCGGGTATGTTATGATTTCActtttaaaagcttttttttctccttaatgTTTGTTAGGTAGTAAACGCAGAACCTGCATGCCTCAGTGTCTAGTATTGAATAAGTGGAAGGGGTCTTACTATGGTGAGCATTGGAAACTCGAATTGTTAACTCTAGGAATTTTATGGGAAGCAGCTATTATTGCGTAAAGATGATAGGATTCACTTAAATATGAATGATGATGGCTTGGCTAAGTGGTGGCGACGGCTAATATTTCGAAGGCTTGCAAGTTATATAGGGTACTGGGCTACTGGCTGTTCATCGATGTCTGTTGCTGCCTTTACatcaaataataaagttttcCTTCGAATCACATCTTTTCATTGAAGATTGGAGGCATGTACCTGTATATCATATATGTTTACATGCATTATCGGATTTGTGAGAAGGCAGATATGAAATGAATCTTATAGTTACAGATTCATATTGTAGGAAGAATTGTTATTAGTATTTGGAGGACGCCTGCAAATTCTTCATCAGAAAGCATCTCATATTTTCTGCTCTACTATGCACAGGCACTTTGATACCACTTTATTAGCTTTTACAGCTCACTGGTATTCTTAATAGCCATCATAGAAAGCAACCTTGGGTAATCGTAGAAACACCAAGTCTCCATTAGGCGCACATTCCAAAGAAGTGGAAAAAGTTAacttttgaatgaaaaattgtAGGAACTACGCTAAAGATTGGAATatcttaaagaaaa
Protein-coding sequences here:
- the LOC133691379 gene encoding sm-like protein LSM3B, producing the protein MASEEESAVKEPLDLIRLSLDERIYVKLRSDRELRGKLHAYDQHLNMILGDVEEIVTTVEIDDETYEEIVRATRRTVPFLFVRGDGVILVSPPLRTA